The DNA window ATCATGGATACATATAAATGATTATAGGAAGAGGAGGTAAAATAAATTTTATAATTGATAGAAGCTGCATGAAAGCATAATTAGACTATAGTATTAGAGGAGATAAAAGTGAAATATAAAAATAAAAAAATATTAATCATAGGTGGAACTGGAACCATTGGCAAAAAAATAACTGAAGAAATTTTAAAGGAAGAACCAAAGGTTGTTAGGATTTTTAGTAGAGATGAGTACAAACAGTTTATTATGGAAAGAGAAATAGGAAATAGAAAAAATATTCGATTTTTGATAGGGGATGTAAGAGATTACGATAGAGTGGATAGAGCCTGTAGGGATATTGACATAGTATTTAATTTAGCTGCAATGAAACATGTGCCTGCATGTGAATACAATCCTACAGAAGCTATAAAAACAAATGTTAAGGGTATTGAAAATGTTATAAAAGCATCTAGAAACAACAATATAGAAGTAGTTATATTTACAAGCTCAGATAAAGCTATAAATCCTACCAATGTATATGGAGCTACTAAGCTTTTAGCAGAAAGAGTTATACAGGCTGCTAACCGTAGTAAAGGAATAGCAAAGACAAAATTTGTGGCAGTACGATTTGGAAATGTTATGGGGTCAAGAGGTTCTGTAATTCCATTATTTAAAAAGCAAATTTTAAATCAAAAAAAAATAACCATTACAAACTCAAACATGAGCAGATTCATGATGACAAAAACACAAGCTGCTGCTCTTACAATGCAAGTAGTAGAAAAAGCTATAGGAGGAGAAATATTTATACTAAAAATGCCTATTGTGAAACTAAAAGATTTGGCAGAAGTAATGATTGAAGAAAGTTGTAAAAAACATAATATTGATTCGGCTAAAGTGAGTGTTGAGACTATAGGGGTAAGATCTGGTGAAAAGATGTATGAAGAACTTATGACAGAAGAAGAATCTAAATTTGCATTTGATTTGGGACAAATGTATGCTGTATGTCCCACAACCTATAATATTCAGAAATATATAGAGTTTTATAAGCATTATGATAAAGCAGATGTAGGAACATATAGTTCAGATAAGATGAAGCCAATATTAAAAGATGAAGTTAGGGAATTATTGATAAATGAAAAGTTAATATAGAATTTTCTCATATACGTTATAATCTAATTTTATTAATGTAGAAAGAAGATGTATTTTAACTAGGAGGGAAAGTATGAACATACTGGTAACAGGGGGAGCAGGATTCATCGGAAGATGGGTTGTGAAAAGGCTATTAGAGGATGGACATAATGTATGGTTATTAGATAACTTATCTAATGGTAGAAAAGAAAATATAGAAGAATTTTTATATATGAATAATTTTAAGGAATTCATTTATGGAGATATAAAAAACAGAGAACTATTAAGTAATCTTTATAAAAACAAATTCGAAATATGCTATCACTTAGGCGCGAGTATAAATGTTCAAGATAGTTTAGATGATCCTGAGATAACATTTAAAAATGATGTAATAGGAACATTTCATGTTTTAGAAGAATGTAGAAAATGCAATACAAAAATAGTGTTTATGAGCACATGTATGGTATATGACAAAGCAAATGATGAAAAGGGTATTACAGAACTTCATCCAACAAAACCAGCTTCTCCATATGCAGGAAGTAAAATTTCAGGAGAAAGTATGGTTTTATCCTATTGGTATGGATATAAATTGCCTGCAGTAGTCATTAGGCCATTTAACACGTATGGGCCTTTTCAAAAAACAGGAGGAGAAGGTGGCGTTGTAGCTATATTTATCAAGAACCATCTAGAGGGGAAAACATTAAATATATATGGAGATGGAATGCAAACTAGGGATTTATTATATGTAGAAGATTGTGCAAAATTTGTAGTTGAAGCAGGCTATAGTGAAAAAGCAAATGGAAAAATCATAAATGCAGGTTCAGGTAGAGATATATCAATAAATAATCTAGCTAAATTGATAGTTCAATCAGAAAAACAGATTAAGCATGTTCAACATATACATCCTCAAAGTGAAATAGAAAAGCTTTTATGTAATTATGTTAAAGCTAAAGATTTACTTGGTTGGGAACCAAAGGTTTCACTAAAAGAAGGAATAAAAAAGACAGAAGAATGGATTAAAAATCATCCTGATTTGATATAGGTGAGGGAGGAAAAATAATGCCTCAGATTGCTTTAGGAACTGCTCAACTAGGATTAAATTATGGAATTAACAATAAAACAGGAAAACCTGCTATGAAGGAGTCTTTTTCAATATTTGATACAGCATACAAAAATGGAATCAGAGTACTTGATACAGCATATGTTTATGGAAACAGTGAAAAAATCATAGGAGATTATTTGACTGATACAAAAAGAAAATTTACAATCTGTACAAAATTACCACATATATCAGGGAGTAATCAACATGTAATCAATTTTTTAAATAAATCTTTGAAAAATTTAAATGTAAAACAAGTTGAGTATTATTTACTACACAATATGATTGAAGTGAGCAATCAAAGAATTATAGATGAATTAATAAAATTGAAAGAAAAAAATTTGGTTGGGAAAATAGGGGTTTCCGTATATGATATTAAAGATGTTGAAGTGGTATTACAAAAAGACATTTTTAATGTTATTCAAATACCAATGAATATTTTTGATAGAAGGATTATTCAATTAGGTTATTTAGAAGAATTAAAAAGAAGAAATATAGAAGTTTTTATTCGATCTATTTTTTTACAAGGTTTATTTTTTTCGAAGTTAGATGAAATTCCTTTTAAATTAGAAAAAGCTAAAAAATATCTAAAAATAATAAAAGATTTTTCGAACAAGTTTCAGATAGATATTGCAGATTTAATCTTTGGATGGTTTAAATATAATGACTACGGGGATTTTATTTTAGTTGGAGTTGAAACAAATAATCAATTGGAGAGAAATATAAAAGCTTTTCATAAAAAGATAGATCATAAAATTATATATGAATTTAATCAATTGGTTGATGCAATAAAGGTATCTTATGATTCTATAATTATTGATCCACGTAGGTGGTAATTTAGGAGTGAAGATATGTTATTAAAGGAATTATTAGATTTAAAAGGTAAAACCATATTTATTACTGGAGGAAGTGGATATCTTGGATCATCCATGTGTGAAGGGTTAGCTGAATTTCATGCAAATTTAATTATAGGAAGTAGAAATTATGAAAAAAATAAAAAATTTACTAAAGAATTAAATAAGAAGTATGGAAATATAAATAGACCTATTTATTTAGATATATCTAATTCAAGAAATATAGATAATGTAATTACAAACATCATAAATGAATTTGGAAGAATAGATGTTTTGATTAATAATGCCAGTTGTGGAACGGGGAGAGATTTACTTAAAATGAATGAGGAAGAATGGAAGCAAGGTATAGATGGGACTGTAAATGGAGTATATAGATGTATTAAGGCAGTGTTACCTCATATGATTAAACAAGAATCTAGCAAAATTATTAATATTGCTTCTATGTATGGTGTTGTATCACCTGATGTTTCTATATATGAAAACAATGATTATTATAATCCTGGAAATTATGGAGCAGGAAAAGCTGCAATCATTCAATTTACAAAATATATAGCATGTGTTTATGGAAAATATGGCATAAGGGCAAATTCAATTTCGCCAGGACCATTTCCGAAAACAAAAATTCAAGAAAATAAAGTCTTTAAAGAACGATTAGAGAATAAGGTTCCTTTAGGAAGAATAGGTAATCCAGAAGATTTAAAAGGAATTATCTTATTATTAGCTTCTGATGCGTCAAATTATATTACAGGAACGAATATAATGGTTGATGGAGGATGGACAGCTTGGTAGGTGTACCATCTATGATATGTAGAGGACTATATAAGGTTTATAGTTAAAAAATGAATGCTGAGGTTATGGAGGTATAGTAATGAATAATATATTAGCAATTAATGGTGGAAAACCAGTAAGAGATTGTTATTTGCCATATGGACAGCAGTGGATTGATGAAGCAGATATTCAAGTAGTAGTAGAAACATTGAAAAGTAATTATTTAACGACTGGACCCAAAGTAGCTGAACTTGAAGAAAAGATAGCAGAATATGTAGGCGTAAAGCATGCAGTGGCAGTATCAAACGGTACTGCAGCATTACATGCAGCATGCTTTGCAGCAGGGATCAAAGAAGGAGATGAAGTAATCACTACGCCATTAACATTTGCAGCATCAGCAAATTGTATTTTATACCAAGGGGCTACTCCTGTATTCGCAGATATTGATCCTAAAACCTATAACATAGACATACATGATCTTGAGAGAAAAATAACAGATAAGACGAAAGCAATTATTCCTGTTGATTATACAGGTCAAGTAGTTGATATAGATCCTATTTTAAAATTGGCAGAGAAACATAATCTTATTGTAATAGAAGATGCTGCACATGCATTGGGTACAGAATATAAAGGGAAAAAAGTTGGAAGCATTGCTCACATGACAACATTTAGCTTTCATCCAGTAAAGCATATTACAACGGGTGAAGGTGGAGTGATTACTACGAATGATGAAGAATTTTATAAAAAGCTTTCTTTATTTAGAACACATGGAATCTCTAGAGATAAAAAATTATTAGTAAATAATGAGGAAGGCTCTTGGTATTATGAACAATTAGAATTAGGATATAACTATAGAATTACAGATGTACAATGTGCATTAGGCGTTAGTCAATTAGAAAAAATAGATAGATTTATTGATAGAAGAAGAGAATTGGTTAAGAAATATAATGAATATTTATCAGCAGTAGATGGTGTTATTATTCCTTATCAAGGAGATTATTCTCATTCTAGTTATCATCTTTATGTGGTTCAGATAGAAGTTGAAAAATTTAGCGTTGGAAGAAAAGAAATTTTTGAGGCATTAAAAGCTGAAAATATTGGTGTAAATGTACACTATATCCCTGTGTATTATCATCCCTATTATCAGAAACTTGGATATAAAAAGGGATTATGCCCTAACGCAGAAAGAATATATGAAAGAATCATAACTTTACCATTATTTCCTAAAATGAGTAATGACGATTTAAAAGCTGTAGTAAATGCAGTAAATAAGGTTTTAACTTATTATAAAGAGTAGATTTTCTTTAGTATATTTATCCATTAGTTGAGCTAGTTTATTTTATATAGTGAAAATTGTTTAGTTTAAGATAATCTATCTTTAACAGGAAAATATAGAGATAATTCAAACGTTATAAAATAAATATAAGGAGATAGACATGAAAAAAATTTTATTGGCTGCACTAGGCAATTGTGTTCATAGTGCAGGCATCTATAATTTTATGAAATTAGCAGAAAAAGAAAACTATGAGATTATATATATGGGAAGTGCTGTTCCTGTAGCTAAAGTTATAGATGCAATTATAGAAAGTCAACCAGATATGATTAGTGTTGGATATAGATTAAGTGCTATATCAGCTAAAAGTATTCTTGAAGAATTTCAGAATGGAATAATAAAAAATAATTTATTAGACAAAATTTATATTTTTGGAGGTACAGTGGAAACGGGTAAGATTGCTAAAAAGTTTGATTTTATAAAAAAAGTATTTGATGGAACAGAAGAAATAGAAGAAGTAATATATTTTTTGAAAAATCAAGATAGATGTGATCGTGATAATAAGATTCCTCCTCAAAATTTAAGAGAGAGAATGGATTATAAAAAGCCATTTCCATTGATTAGACATCATTTAGGATTAGAGACAATACAAGATACCATTGAAGATGTGAAAAAACTATCAGATTCTGGTCTATTAGATATCATATCTATTGCACCAGATCAAAATTGTCAACAATATTTTTTTGAACCCAAGAAAATGATTGAAAAAGAAAAGGGTGCAGGTGGAGTGCCTATAAGAAGGAAAGAAGACTTAGAAAAGTTGTACCAAGCTTCAAGACGAGGAAATTATCCTCTTATGCGTTGCTATTCAGGAACAAATAATTTATTAAGATTGTCAGCATTATTAAAAGAAACCCTTAATAATGCTTGGGCAGCAATTCCTCTTATGTGGTATTCAGATTTAGATCGAAGAGCAGAAAGAGATTTATTAGATGCGATTAAAGAAAATCAAGAAGCTATAAAATGGAATGCTCAAAATCACATACCAGTTGAGATTAATGAATCACATCAATGGGCACTTAGGTATGCTCATGATGCTTTAGAAGTAGCGATAGCATATATTGTAGGATATAATGCAAAGTATTTTAAAGTTAAAGATTTTGTGATGCAGTTTATGTTATGTACTCCTCCAAGTATTTCTCCTAAAATGGATTTAGCAAAAATGTTAGCAAAAATTGAACTTATAAAAGAATTAGAAGATGATTATTTTAAGATAATTAAAATGGTAAGAACGGGTTTATTATCGTATTCAGCAGACCCGTATACATCAAAAGGTCAATTAGCAGGAAGTATGTTTTATGGAAATTATTTAGAGCCAGACATCCTCCATATAGTTGCTTATTGTGAAGCTATTCACAGGGCAACTGCTAAAGAAATTATAGAAAGTGTAAAAATAGTAAAAGGGGTATTAAGGTTAGCAAATGCAGGAATACCGAATTATTTATATGATAAAGAAATAATCAATAGAAAAAATATCATAAAAAAAGAAGCAAGATTAATTATAAAAGCAATACAGCAACTAGGTAGAGAATATAAGAATCCTTTAATAGAGGCGGAAGTATTATATAATGCTGTTAAATTAGGAGTTTTAGATGCTCCTGGGCTGAAGGGATTTTCGGTAGCTAATGGGAATATATGTACAGAAATAGATAATGGAGCTCATGTAATAGTTAAAAATGGAAAAGTTATAAGTGAAAGAGAAAGATTACAAGATTTGGGATTTGATGTTTCGGAAAAACTAAAAAACTAATTAGGATATTAGAGAAAATGTTTAAAATAGCCCCAAATTGTAATTAAGATGAGGGCTATTTAACATTTTTTGGATGTAGGATTCATACTATTAAAGCAGAGAATGTATTAATCTGTAGGAAATATGTTTTTTGCGTATGCATTTAGAAAAATTCTCCTACATTCTTCATATCCATTTTTAAAATTAACAATTCCACAATCATGAATGCACCATGGCTCAGTTTGTTCTGGAATAGCTATTTTATAGCCTGCTTTTTTAAATTCAATACTTTGAGAAGTATCATAAAAATGCCATCCATTAAAAATATCTTCTCTCCATGGAAGGTCATATTGGGTAATCATGATAAAACCATCAATAGCTTCTACAATTTCATATTTATTTTCAACTGTATTAAGTTGTAAGAGTTCTAATTTTCCTGTGTGGCTATCATAAACTTTTCCATATAGATTCTGAGATTTCCACCAAACCCCATTTGCTGGAATTGTTTTAGAACCTAATATTCCAATCATGCCTATGTTCTTATCTTGCTCAAAAACAGTTATAAAATCGCTTATAAAGTTTTTGTTAATAATAAATACATCTTGATGCATATATACTTTATATTTGGCATCTGAATTTTGCATACCTTGATTATATGCTTGGGTAATACCTTTTGAGTTTGCTATATATATAGTTTCTATTTTAAAGTTTGTTGGGATATTTAGATTTTTTATAGAGAACAAGGATTTTTCATATGTTTTTTCATTATTTACACAGGTGATAAAGCATATTTTTTTAGAATCTAACATAGTTTCACCTTCTATGAATTGAATATTTGAATAATAAAGTGTAGAAAAACCTCATTTTTTTTACTAATTTCTTTGTCTTATTCATTGATTCTTATTCCTTATGACAAGGTTTTTATAATCCTTAAAACTTATCCAATTTTTATCTTTATCAGACAATATAATTTTATTAATGTGATTAACTGGCCAGTGAATGTTTATATCCGAATCATTCCAAATAATCCCGTATTCATCTTTAGAATTATAGAATTCTGTACATTTATATACAAATTCTGCTTCTGATGAAAGAACCAAAAATCCATGGGCAAAACCTTCTGGAATATAAAACTGTCTTTTGTTTTTTTCACTTAAAATACATCCATACCATTTTCCAAAAGTATCAGATTCTTTCCGAAGGTCTACTGCTACATCAAAAACTTCTCCTTTGATCACCCTTACTAATTTGCCTTGAGGACATTTTTTTTGAAAATGAAGGCCTCGAAGAACGCCATTTTGTGATTTTGATTGATTATCTTGGACAAAGACCATATCTAGTCCTGCTTTTTTAAAATCTTTATAATTGTAAGTTTCCATAAAATATCCTCTTTTGTCCTCAAATACTTTTTGCTCAATAATGTATAATCCTTTTATTGGTGTTTCTATAAATTCAAATTTTTTCATTTTTGCCCCCCTAAAATTTTCATACATTTTACTGTAGTAATCTTAATATTCTCCATTAGTTATAGGATTAAGCCAAGTTTTATTTTCTAAATAAAACTTAGCTGTTTATTAAATTTTTTATTTTAATATAGTATATTTTTGTAAATAGTTTTTGCTACAACTATATACGCAATTGTCAAAAAGCAATAAAGATATACAAAAACAATTTTTCACAGATTTATGATGGATACATATAAATGATTATAGGAAGGGGAGGTAAAATGCATGAACAGGATTGGGATACTTGGTGCAGGAAGTGGTGGATTAGCTTTAGGATCATATTTAAGTGATAAAAATCATAAAGTAAGTATTTGGAACAGAAATAAAAATAGAATAGATCAGATAACAAAAAATAATGGGAATGTCTTAGTGCATGACCATTGTTCAAATAAAAAAAGCTATAAAAGGATTGGAAATTTTGAATTAGACTTAAAAAAAATAGTTGAGCGTTCTAAATATATTTTTATAGTGATGCCAGCTATAGCATATAAAGAGATGGCACAAAGAATGGCCTCTTATATTACAGATGAACATATAATAATCCTTATGCCTGGAAGGACTTTTGGAACGGTAGAATTTATGGATGAAATAAAAAAAATAAAGGATGTAAATCCAACTTGTATTGAAACACAAACGATTATTCATACTTGCAGATTTGATCATGAAATACTAAATATTTATGCTACTAAGCCAAAAGTTCAATATACTTCACTGAGACCACTTAGTGAAGGAATCATAAGAGAAATTAATGAGCTATGTAGTAATTTTGTGTACGAAAAAGATTATCTAGCCATAACACTTCATAACATTGGAGCAATGCTTCATCCTATTCCAGCAGTCTTAAATATAACTCAAATAGAAAATAGTAGAAAATATAAGCATTATATTGAAGGGATTACTCCTGTTGTTGCAAACTATATAGAAAAAATTGATCTAGAGAGAAAAGAAATATATATGTATTTAGGTAAAAACTTCTTTTCCGTATGTGACTGGTTAAGTTTGGAATATGGAAGTGTTGGGAATACCCTTTATGAAAAAATTCAAAACACAAAAGCTTATGATGATATATATGGAGCTAATTCTTTAAAGCATCGCTATATTTATGATGATTTAATAACAGGATTAGTACCCATATATTGGTTTGGAAAATCATTAGGACTTAAATTATATAATTTAGAATCTTTTATTACCTTTGCATGCAACTTATTAAATTATGATTTTTATAAAAATGGTAGAAATTATACAATCCATAATATGAAGGCGTTTAGTATTTTCTTATAATGGGAGGGGGGAATTATGAATATTGTTGCAATTATTCAAGCAAGAATGGGTTCTACTAGATTGCCTGGAAAAGTATTATTACCACTTAAAGGAAAACCTGTATTGTGGCATATCGTAAATAGATTAAAAGCATGTAAAAATATCAATAATATAGTGATTGCTACAAGTGTAGAAGAAAATGATAATAAGATAGAATGCTTTTGTAAGGAAAACAAAATAGATTATTTTAGAGGTAGTGAAAAGAATGTACTAGAAAGATATTATTTTACTGCAAGGAAGTTTCAAGCAGATCATATAGTAAGAATAACAGCAGATAACCCTGTTTTAGACCCGAAAATCATAGACGAGTTAATAGATATTTATAAAAAAGATCAGTATGATTTTTATGGAGTAGGTTCAGGTTTTCCTTATGGAATAAGTGGAGCAATTTTTTCATTCAAAGCACTAGAAGAAAGTTACTTAAATGCTAAAGTACCATCAGAAAAAGAGCATGTTGGATTATATATAAAAAAGAGATCCAAAGAATACAAAGTTGGGTTTTATGGAAAATATAAAGATTTAGGAGATTATAGATGGACATTAGATACAAAAGAAGATTATTTACTTATAAAAAAAATATATGATGCTTTATATAAAAAAGAAGAGTTATTTTTTACAGAAGATATATTAAAATTTATAGAGAAAAATCCGCAATTCAAAACAATCAATAAAAACACAATAAGAGATGCAGGATTATTAAAAACACTTATGGATGATGAGAACTACCTAAATAAAAAAATCTAATTGGAAAGGGCAGATTAAATTTATTATTTTAAAGGAGTCTGAATGAAATCTATGATTTGGAATATAGAAAATAAAAAAATAGATTTTAATAAAAGAACACTAATTATTGCAGAAATTGGTGCAAATCACGATGGAGAACTTAAAAAAGCTAAGAATTTAATAGATATAGCTTATCGTGCAGGTGTTGATGCTGTAAAATTTCAAACATATACTTCAGATGAATTAGTAGCAGACAAAGATAGAATAATCACTTGGGGAAAAAAAGGACAAAAAGTAACTGAATCAATAGGGGATATGTTTAAGCATCTAACTTTAAATAGGAAGTATTATAAAGAATTATTTCAATATGCTAAAAGCTTAGATTTAATGCCATTTTCTACGCCCTTTAGCATAGATGGAGTTAGATTTTTAGAGAATTTAAATGTTTCTATGTATAAGATAGCATCATCAGATGTTGGGAATATTCCAATGCTAAAGGAGATTGCAAAAACAAAAAAGCCTGTTATTTTAAGTACAGGAAAATCCACATATGAAGAAATAGATTTAGCTATAAGAACTCTTGAAGAAAATGGAACAAAATATATTGCTATACTTCATTGTGTAGCAGCATATCCTACAAAAATAGAAGATTCAAATATAAAAATAATGAAAACGCTAAAGAAAATGTATCCAGAATATATTGTAGGTTTTTCTGATCATTCTAAAGGATATTTAGCATCTTCCATTGCAGTAACTCATGGAGCAAAGATTATAGAAAAACATATAACCTATGATTGTAATGCAGAAGGACCAGATCATTGGTTTAGTCTAGATGAAAATGGTATAAATGAACTTGTAAGGACAATAAGAATCAGTGAAAAAATAATGGGAGACGGAAGAAAGAAGATTTTAGCGTCAGAAAGTAAAGGAAGGAAATATGCTAGACCCTCTATTGTTGCTAAAAAACAGATTGAAAAAGGACAAATAATTACAGAGAATATGATAAAAATATGCAGACCTGGATATGGAATGGAACCAAGATTTTTAGATGTTGTCATAGGAAGAGTTTGTAAAAAGTCTTTAAAAGAAAATGAAGTATTTACATGGGAGCATATTTAATTATGTTTAATGAAATTGTATTTATTCTAGAAATATGCAAAAAAAGAGGATTAGGTCATTGGTTTAGATGTTTAGCTTTAAGCAAAAGCTTAAAAGAAAATAATCCTATAAGGATCACTTGGCTATTAGATATGTTACCTAATTGTTATAAAACTATATTAGATAAAGAAAAAATAAATTATAAAGTTGGTAAATTTAGAGATGTTTATATTTTACAAAATACATTAAAGAAAATGAATACGAAAGTGATCATTTTAGACCTAATGGATTTAGAGAAAGATTATGTGAATCATTTAAAAAAGCTCTATAAAACAATTAGTATTGGTGGAAGTAAAGAAGGAGTAGCGTATACTA is part of the Crassaminicella profunda genome and encodes:
- a CDS encoding glycosyltransferase family protein: MLDSKKICFITCVNNEKTYEKSLFSIKNLNIPTNFKIETIYIANSKGITQAYNQGMQNSDAKYKVYMHQDVFIINKNFISDFITVFEQDKNIGMIGILGSKTIPANGVWWKSQNLYGKVYDSHTGKLELLQLNTVENKYEIVEAIDGFIMITQYDLPWREDIFNGWHFYDTSQSIEFKKAGYKIAIPEQTEPWCIHDCGIVNFKNGYEECRRIFLNAYAKNIFPTD
- a CDS encoding dTDP-glucose 4,6-dehydratase; this translates as MNILVTGGAGFIGRWVVKRLLEDGHNVWLLDNLSNGRKENIEEFLYMNNFKEFIYGDIKNRELLSNLYKNKFEICYHLGASINVQDSLDDPEITFKNDVIGTFHVLEECRKCNTKIVFMSTCMVYDKANDEKGITELHPTKPASPYAGSKISGESMVLSYWYGYKLPAVVIRPFNTYGPFQKTGGEGGVVAIFIKNHLEGKTLNIYGDGMQTRDLLYVEDCAKFVVEAGYSEKANGKIINAGSGRDISINNLAKLIVQSEKQIKHVQHIHPQSEIEKLLCNYVKAKDLLGWEPKVSLKEGIKKTEEWIKNHPDLI
- a CDS encoding SDR family NAD(P)-dependent oxidoreductase, which translates into the protein MKYKNKKILIIGGTGTIGKKITEEILKEEPKVVRIFSRDEYKQFIMEREIGNRKNIRFLIGDVRDYDRVDRACRDIDIVFNLAAMKHVPACEYNPTEAIKTNVKGIENVIKASRNNNIEVVIFTSSDKAINPTNVYGATKLLAERVIQAANRSKGIAKTKFVAVRFGNVMGSRGSVIPLFKKQILNQKKITITNSNMSRFMMTKTQAAALTMQVVEKAIGGEIFILKMPIVKLKDLAEVMIEESCKKHNIDSAKVSVETIGVRSGEKMYEELMTEEESKFAFDLGQMYAVCPTTYNIQKYIEFYKHYDKADVGTYSSDKMKPILKDEVRELLINEKLI
- the rfbC gene encoding dTDP-4-dehydrorhamnose 3,5-epimerase, coding for MKKFEFIETPIKGLYIIEQKVFEDKRGYFMETYNYKDFKKAGLDMVFVQDNQSKSQNGVLRGLHFQKKCPQGKLVRVIKGEVFDVAVDLRKESDTFGKWYGCILSEKNKRQFYIPEGFAHGFLVLSSEAEFVYKCTEFYNSKDEYGIIWNDSDINIHWPVNHINKIILSDKDKNWISFKDYKNLVIRNKNQ
- a CDS encoding methionine synthase; this encodes MKKILLAALGNCVHSAGIYNFMKLAEKENYEIIYMGSAVPVAKVIDAIIESQPDMISVGYRLSAISAKSILEEFQNGIIKNNLLDKIYIFGGTVETGKIAKKFDFIKKVFDGTEEIEEVIYFLKNQDRCDRDNKIPPQNLRERMDYKKPFPLIRHHLGLETIQDTIEDVKKLSDSGLLDIISIAPDQNCQQYFFEPKKMIEKEKGAGGVPIRRKEDLEKLYQASRRGNYPLMRCYSGTNNLLRLSALLKETLNNAWAAIPLMWYSDLDRRAERDLLDAIKENQEAIKWNAQNHIPVEINESHQWALRYAHDALEVAIAYIVGYNAKYFKVKDFVMQFMLCTPPSISPKMDLAKMLAKIELIKELEDDYFKIIKMVRTGLLSYSADPYTSKGQLAGSMFYGNYLEPDILHIVAYCEAIHRATAKEIIESVKIVKGVLRLANAGIPNYLYDKEIINRKNIIKKEARLIIKAIQQLGREYKNPLIEAEVLYNAVKLGVLDAPGLKGFSVANGNICTEIDNGAHVIVKNGKVISERERLQDLGFDVSEKLKN
- the pseC gene encoding UDP-4-amino-4,6-dideoxy-N-acetyl-beta-L-altrosamine transaminase — its product is MNNILAINGGKPVRDCYLPYGQQWIDEADIQVVVETLKSNYLTTGPKVAELEEKIAEYVGVKHAVAVSNGTAALHAACFAAGIKEGDEVITTPLTFAASANCILYQGATPVFADIDPKTYNIDIHDLERKITDKTKAIIPVDYTGQVVDIDPILKLAEKHNLIVIEDAAHALGTEYKGKKVGSIAHMTTFSFHPVKHITTGEGGVITTNDEEFYKKLSLFRTHGISRDKKLLVNNEEGSWYYEQLELGYNYRITDVQCALGVSQLEKIDRFIDRRRELVKKYNEYLSAVDGVIIPYQGDYSHSSYHLYVVQIEVEKFSVGRKEIFEALKAENIGVNVHYIPVYYHPYYQKLGYKKGLCPNAERIYERIITLPLFPKMSNDDLKAVVNAVNKVLTYYKE
- a CDS encoding SDR family oxidoreductase, whose product is MLLKELLDLKGKTIFITGGSGYLGSSMCEGLAEFHANLIIGSRNYEKNKKFTKELNKKYGNINRPIYLDISNSRNIDNVITNIINEFGRIDVLINNASCGTGRDLLKMNEEEWKQGIDGTVNGVYRCIKAVLPHMIKQESSKIINIASMYGVVSPDVSIYENNDYYNPGNYGAGKAAIIQFTKYIACVYGKYGIRANSISPGPFPKTKIQENKVFKERLENKVPLGRIGNPEDLKGIILLLASDASNYITGTNIMVDGGWTAW
- a CDS encoding aldo/keto reductase; translation: MPQIALGTAQLGLNYGINNKTGKPAMKESFSIFDTAYKNGIRVLDTAYVYGNSEKIIGDYLTDTKRKFTICTKLPHISGSNQHVINFLNKSLKNLNVKQVEYYLLHNMIEVSNQRIIDELIKLKEKNLVGKIGVSVYDIKDVEVVLQKDIFNVIQIPMNIFDRRIIQLGYLEELKRRNIEVFIRSIFLQGLFFSKLDEIPFKLEKAKKYLKIIKDFSNKFQIDIADLIFGWFKYNDYGDFILVGVETNNQLERNIKAFHKKIDHKIIYEFNQLVDAIKVSYDSIIIDPRRW
- a CDS encoding cytidylyltransferase domain-containing protein — encoded protein: MNIVAIIQARMGSTRLPGKVLLPLKGKPVLWHIVNRLKACKNINNIVIATSVEENDNKIECFCKENKIDYFRGSEKNVLERYYFTARKFQADHIVRITADNPVLDPKIIDELIDIYKKDQYDFYGVGSGFPYGISGAIFSFKALEESYLNAKVPSEKEHVGLYIKKRSKEYKVGFYGKYKDLGDYRWTLDTKEDYLLIKKIYDALYKKEELFFTEDILKFIEKNPQFKTINKNTIRDAGLLKTLMDDENYLNKKI
- a CDS encoding NAD/NADP octopine/nopaline dehydrogenase family protein, with translation MNRIGILGAGSGGLALGSYLSDKNHKVSIWNRNKNRIDQITKNNGNVLVHDHCSNKKSYKRIGNFELDLKKIVERSKYIFIVMPAIAYKEMAQRMASYITDEHIIILMPGRTFGTVEFMDEIKKIKDVNPTCIETQTIIHTCRFDHEILNIYATKPKVQYTSLRPLSEGIIREINELCSNFVYEKDYLAITLHNIGAMLHPIPAVLNITQIENSRKYKHYIEGITPVVANYIEKIDLERKEIYMYLGKNFFSVCDWLSLEYGSVGNTLYEKIQNTKAYDDIYGANSLKHRYIYDDLITGLVPIYWFGKSLGLKLYNLESFITFACNLLNYDFYKNGRNYTIHNMKAFSIFL